The Aeromicrobium sp. Leaf245 genome includes a region encoding these proteins:
- a CDS encoding acyl-CoA dehydrogenase family protein, which yields MTTTPYPAADGHATAPTGVQDANQAPPLAPYDASADVALLETLHREGAGWNEADVRRVGQLAGGVEAQQWAEDANRFDPELRTVDRYGNRVDEVEFHPAWHHLMRTSIAEGMGGAAWVDDRPGAHAARTARGLVWGHTEAGHGCPVTMTYAVVPALRHQPELAAVYEPLLTSRIYDPGLRTPSTKRGLLAGMGMTERQGGSDVRTNSTVARPTGEPGVFTLHGAKWFTSAPMCDVFLVLAQSPGGLSCFLVPRILPDGTRNPFHIVRLKDKLGNRSNASSEPEFDGTVAWLVGDEGRGVRTIIDMVGCTRLDCAAGTSTLMRKALVEAGHHVSHRSAFGALLVDQPLMRNVLADLAVESEAATSLTMRLAGATDRALRGDEQEQAFRRIGTALGKYWITKRGPAFTAEAMECLGGNGYVEESGMPRLYREAPLNSIWEGSGNVNALDVLRALGREPVVADVLMHEIGLGKGANRHLDAAADRLGADLTAATADLSSIEFRARRLVEQMALALQGSLLVRHSTPAVADAFCSSRLGGQGGLAFGTLDVGVDTAAILERALPDAS from the coding sequence ATGACCACCACGCCGTACCCCGCCGCCGACGGCCACGCTACTGCTCCGACCGGTGTGCAGGACGCCAACCAGGCCCCGCCCCTCGCGCCCTACGACGCCTCCGCCGACGTGGCACTCCTGGAGACCCTGCACCGCGAGGGAGCCGGCTGGAACGAGGCCGACGTCCGGCGCGTCGGGCAGCTGGCGGGCGGGGTCGAGGCCCAGCAGTGGGCCGAGGACGCCAACCGGTTCGACCCGGAGCTGCGCACCGTCGACCGCTACGGGAACCGCGTGGACGAGGTCGAGTTCCACCCGGCCTGGCACCACCTCATGCGCACCTCGATCGCCGAGGGGATGGGCGGCGCGGCCTGGGTCGACGACCGGCCCGGCGCCCACGCGGCCCGCACCGCGAGGGGGCTCGTGTGGGGTCACACGGAGGCGGGGCACGGCTGCCCCGTGACCATGACGTACGCGGTCGTGCCGGCGCTGCGCCACCAGCCCGAGCTCGCCGCCGTGTACGAGCCGCTGCTCACGTCGCGCATCTACGACCCGGGGCTGCGGACCCCCTCGACGAAGCGCGGCCTGCTCGCCGGCATGGGCATGACGGAGCGCCAGGGCGGGTCCGACGTGCGCACCAACTCCACGGTCGCCCGACCCACCGGCGAGCCGGGTGTCTTCACGCTGCACGGCGCCAAGTGGTTCACGTCGGCCCCGATGTGCGACGTCTTCCTCGTGCTCGCGCAGTCGCCCGGCGGCCTGTCCTGCTTCCTGGTGCCGCGGATCCTGCCCGACGGCACGCGCAACCCGTTCCACATCGTCCGCCTCAAGGACAAGCTGGGCAACCGGTCCAACGCGTCGTCGGAGCCGGAGTTCGACGGCACGGTCGCCTGGCTCGTGGGCGACGAGGGGCGTGGTGTCCGCACCATCATCGACATGGTCGGCTGCACCCGTCTGGACTGCGCGGCCGGCACCAGCACCCTCATGCGCAAGGCGCTGGTGGAGGCCGGGCACCACGTGTCGCACCGCTCCGCCTTCGGCGCGCTGCTCGTCGACCAGCCCCTCATGCGCAACGTCCTGGCCGACCTCGCCGTCGAGTCCGAGGCTGCGACGTCGCTGACCATGCGGCTGGCGGGTGCCACCGACCGGGCGCTCCGGGGCGACGAGCAGGAGCAGGCGTTCCGGCGCATCGGCACCGCCCTCGGCAAGTACTGGATCACCAAGCGTGGCCCGGCCTTCACCGCCGAGGCCATGGAGTGCCTCGGAGGCAACGGGTACGTCGAGGAGTCGGGCATGCCGCGGCTCTACCGCGAGGCCCCGCTCAACTCCATCTGGGAGGGCTCGGGCAACGTGAACGCGCTCGACGTCCTGCGCGCGCTCGGACGGGAGCCGGTCGTGGCCGACGTGCTCATGCACGAGATCGGGCTCGGGAAGGGTGCGAACCGCCACCTCGATGCCGCGGCCGACCGACTGGGCGCCGACCTCACCGCGGCAACGGCCGACCTCTCGAGCATCGAGTTCCGTGCGCGTCGGCTCGTGGAGCAGATGGCACTGGCACTCCAGGGCTCGCTGCTCGTGCGGCACTCCACGCCGGCCGTGGCCGACGCCTTCTGCTCGTCGCGCCTCGGCGGGCAGGGCGGGCTGGCCTTCGGGACGCTCGACGTCGGGGTCGACACGGCCGCGATCCTCGAGCGCGCGCTCCCCGACGCCTCCTGA
- a CDS encoding FAD-binding oxidoreductase, whose translation MPRRGGQGTTLTSALGRLPAEVVQTDPDVVAGFAHDEAQLVKRALPVAVLSPRTTREVAACVVAADEAGLAVVTRGAGTGLAGGANAPAGSVVLSTRRLDRILSIDVEERVAVVQPGVITADLRTAVADVGLFYPPDPGSVAISTIGGNVATNAGGMCCVKYGVTGDYVLGLEAVLADGRVMRTGRRTVKGVAGYDLTSLLVGSEGTLGVITEVTLRLRPAPPPPSTVVATFADLEDAGRAVERLSADAIDLSMLELLDATTLAAVDAHTHMGIDAAAMLLVQTDLPEAQTTVEAVRRICDASGAVDVALTTDAAEGAQLLEARRQALPALERLGDWLLDDVCVPRRAVVDLVTGIQRVAADEDLRIGVFGHAGDGNMHPTIIFDRRDPADVAAAHRAFDAITALALELGGTVTGEHGVGRLKSGWLTRELDPVALDVHHAVKAAFDPAGRLNPGNVLSPRPEG comes from the coding sequence GTGCCCCGTCGTGGCGGTCAAGGCACCACGCTGACCTCCGCGCTCGGCCGCCTGCCCGCCGAGGTGGTGCAGACCGACCCCGACGTCGTGGCCGGGTTCGCGCACGACGAGGCCCAGCTGGTGAAGCGCGCGCTGCCGGTGGCGGTGCTGTCGCCACGCACGACCCGCGAGGTCGCGGCCTGCGTGGTCGCGGCCGACGAGGCAGGCCTGGCGGTCGTCACCCGCGGGGCCGGCACCGGACTGGCCGGCGGCGCCAACGCTCCCGCCGGGTCGGTGGTCCTCAGCACCCGTCGGCTCGACCGGATCCTCTCGATCGACGTCGAGGAGCGTGTCGCGGTGGTGCAGCCCGGCGTGATCACCGCCGACCTGCGCACGGCCGTGGCCGACGTCGGGCTGTTCTACCCACCCGACCCGGGCAGCGTCGCGATCTCCACCATCGGCGGCAACGTGGCCACGAACGCCGGCGGCATGTGCTGCGTGAAGTACGGGGTGACCGGTGACTACGTGCTCGGCCTGGAGGCGGTCCTCGCCGACGGACGCGTGATGCGCACCGGGCGACGCACCGTGAAGGGGGTCGCCGGCTACGACCTGACCAGCCTGCTCGTCGGCTCCGAGGGCACGCTGGGCGTGATCACCGAGGTCACGCTCCGCCTGCGACCCGCTCCCCCTCCACCCTCGACCGTCGTCGCGACCTTCGCCGACCTGGAGGACGCCGGCCGGGCGGTGGAACGGCTCTCCGCCGACGCCATCGACCTCTCGATGCTCGAGCTCCTCGACGCCACCACGCTCGCGGCCGTCGACGCACACACCCACATGGGCATCGACGCCGCCGCGATGCTGCTGGTGCAGACCGACCTGCCCGAGGCGCAGACCACCGTGGAGGCCGTGCGCCGCATCTGCGACGCCTCCGGAGCGGTCGACGTGGCGCTCACCACGGATGCCGCCGAGGGCGCGCAGCTGCTCGAGGCCAGACGCCAGGCGCTTCCTGCTCTCGAGCGCCTGGGCGACTGGCTGCTCGACGACGTGTGCGTCCCGCGGCGGGCCGTCGTCGACCTGGTCACCGGCATCCAGCGGGTCGCCGCGGACGAGGACCTGAGGATCGGGGTGTTCGGGCACGCCGGCGACGGCAACATGCACCCCACGATCATCTTCGACCGGCGCGACCCGGCCGACGTGGCGGCGGCGCACCGCGCCTTCGACGCGATCACCGCCCTGGCCCTCGAGCTGGGTGGGACGGTCACCGGCGAGCACGGCGTGGGCCGGCTCAAGTCCGGCTGGCTCACGCGCGAGCTCGACCCCGTGGCCCTCGACGTGCACCACGCCGTGAAGGCCGCGTTCGACCCCGCCGGGCGCCTCAACCCCGGCAACGTCCTGTCGCCACGCCCAGAGGGCTGA
- a CDS encoding universal stress protein, producing the protein MTTIVVGYVATPEGEAAWSWGVEHAAAVGAKVVVIASDTPHPDVTPESVVEQLESRLADAGVEHEVVHFVGSSGAADSILDNAHRHDASLVVIGQRRRSPVGKLVLGSTSQRILLEAECPVVAVKAPR; encoded by the coding sequence ATGACCACGATCGTCGTCGGATACGTCGCCACGCCCGAGGGTGAGGCCGCCTGGAGCTGGGGTGTCGAGCACGCTGCCGCCGTGGGCGCGAAGGTGGTGGTGATCGCCTCGGACACGCCCCACCCCGACGTCACGCCCGAGTCGGTCGTCGAGCAGCTCGAGTCGCGCCTGGCCGACGCCGGCGTCGAGCACGAGGTGGTGCACTTCGTGGGCTCCAGCGGTGCCGCGGACTCGATCCTCGACAACGCCCACCGCCACGACGCCTCGCTCGTCGTGATCGGTCAGCGACGCCGCTCGCCCGTGGGCAAGCTCGTGCTCGGCTCCACGTCGCAGCGGATCCTCCTCGAGGCCGAGTGCCCCGTCGTGGCGGTCAAGGCACCACGCTGA